From a single Fusarium fujikuroi IMI 58289 draft genome, chromosome FFUJ_chr03 genomic region:
- a CDS encoding related to Altered inheritance of mitochondria protein 1 → MRSARLPLRTLVRAPTTITRITTQIPTSTPRRLLSTSATRFSATVEEEPDLPSMSPAESAIAEILSDKLQPTELLVQDVSGGCGSMYAIDITSPAFKGQTILKQQRMVNAALGDLVKGWHGVQIRTKVPSA, encoded by the coding sequence ATGCGCTCTgctcgtcttcctctgcgCACACTCGTCCGCGCTCCTACGACCATCACCCGCATTACAACACAAATACCTACGTCAACGCCCCGAAGACTTCTCTCGACCTCTGCGACTCGATTCTCCGCTACCGTTGAGGAAGAGCCCGATCTGCCTTCCATGAGCCCCGCTGAATCTGCTATCGCCGAAATACTCTCCGATAAGCTCCAGCCCACCGAACTACTTGTCCAAGATGTCTCTGGTGGTTGTGGGAGCATGTATGCCATCGATATCACATCCCCTGCTTTCAAGGGCCAGACAATTCTCAAGCAGCAGCGCATGGTGAATGCTGCTCttggcgatcttgtcaagggGTGGCACGGCGTTCAGATTAGGACCAAGGTCCCTTCTGCTTAA
- a CDS encoding probable subtilisin-like serine protease has product MVRLSIVAALYAAVANAVDFDKIAVGKGHSRLPGAYIFEFEENHDCADFFAKASARGRTRMQYNYKLFKGASIQFTDIDNAEDLASEMALLPGIKQKWPVQTFSIPKPEVHWTGTPGMEYKSIQKRGFEERDSVNDTFSPHVMTQIDKLRAEGVTGKGLKVALVDSGVDYKHPALGGCFGKDCLVSFGTDLVGDAYDGLNHAKPDDDPMDCAGHGTHVAGILAAQKNAMGFTGAAPGVKIGAYRAFGCNGEAGNDVLIAAFNQAFEDGADIISASIGGPSGWSEEPWAVAVSRIVEQGVPCVLAAGNAGAMGMFYASTAANGKKVTAVGSFDNTKSLALLNASKYSIGGGPEHEFGHLSGKPSAWKGVKLPLWALNYDTSVADDGCDEWPKNTPDLSRYIVLLRRGSCTFDAKAANAVKAGAKYIIFYSNKEDLAPFDVSSVAGIKAASIVSPEQGADWIASLKAKKKITLSMSDGSDGNVILEQKHNNVTAGAASTFSSWGPTWEMDVKPQFGAPGGKILSTYPRSMGSYAVLSGTSMASPLVAGIVALIAEARGTRDPALIENLLSASANPQLFNDGKTFYEFLAPVPQQGGGIVQAHDAAYAKVLLSRSSLSFNDTDHFAESLNFTVKNTGKKQIDLQISHVPAVTMFTLVENYIYPDEFPNDFAKEHASLKFSESKITIDAGESIVIEVLATPPKGLNATRLPVWSGYVTINGTDGTSLSLPYQGLTGSLHDSMVLGPKDTWIANSTDQNRFPVADNTTWTLPKPGTANNLTDTLPGLTWFLALGSAKLHAEIMPVTTEKPTSSKKPRVIGEPVDFPLLWNAMGTNSQAFTGELADGTFAPAGQYVVRYRALRIFGDEKKKEDWDEAYSPVFTIRYEK; this is encoded by the exons atgGTACGATTAAGTATAGTTGCTGCGCTATACGCTGCGGTGGCCAACGCGGTGGACTTTGATAAGATCGCTGTTGGCAAGGGTCACAGTCGGTTACCGGGAGCTTATATCTTTGAATTTGAAGAGAATCAT GACTGTGCCGACTTCTTCGCCAAGGCTTCAGCACGAGGCAGGACTCGTATGCAATACAACTACAAGCTATTCAAGGGAGCTTCGATCCAATTCACCGACATCGACAATGCTGAAGACCTAGCTTCCGAGATGGCACTATTGCCAGGCATCAAGCAAAAATGGCCTGTCCAGACATTCAGCATTCCCAAGCCAGAGGTTCACTGGACGGGTACACCGGGAATGGAGTACAAGTCTATTCAAAAACGAGGCTTTGAAGAAAGAGATTCTGTGAACGATACGTTCTCGCCGCATGTCATGACGCAGATTGATAAGTTGAGGGCAGAGGGTGTCACGGGCAAGGGTCTCAAGGTTGCCCTCGTTGACAGTGGT GTTGACTACAAACATCCAGCCCTTGGAGGCTGCTTCGGCAAAGACTGTCTCGTCTCCTTTGGCACTGATCTCGTAGGCGACGCATACGACGGCCTCAACCACGCCAAGCCCGACGACGACCCCATGGACTGCGCTGGTCACGGCACCCACGTCGCCGGTATTCTCGCCGCCCAAAAGAACGCAATGGGCTTCACCGGCGCCGCCCCCGGTGTGAAAATAGGAGCATACCGCGCGTTTGGCTGTAACGGCGAAGCTGGAAACGACGTCCTTATCGCAGCGTTCAACCAGGCGTTTGAAGACGGTGCAGATATTATCTCAGCTTCCATCGGTGGTCCGTCTGGCTGGTCTGAAGAACCGTGGGCGGTGGCTGTTTCGAGAATTGTCGAGCAGGGCGTTCCTTGTGTTCTTGCGGCGGGCAATGCAGGGGCCATGGGAATGTTTTATGCGAGTACGGCGGCGAATGGGAAGAAAGTCACTGCTGTTGGGTCGTTTGACAACACCAAGTCTCTCGCGCTCCTGAATGCGTCGAAATACAGCATCGGTGGAGGTCCTGAGCATGAATTTGGACACTTGAGTGGTAAGCCGAGTGCCTGGAAGGGCGTGAAACTACCGCTCTGGGCACTCAACTACGACACTTCAGTCGCTGATGATGGTTGTGACGAGTGGCCTAAGAACACACCTGATCTCAGCAGATATATTGTTCTTCTCCGACGCGGTTCGTGTACTTTCGATGCGAAAGCTGCCAATGCAGTCAAAGCTGGTGCAAAGTACATAATTTTCTACAGCAACAAAGAGGATCTCGCTCCTTTCGACGTCTCTTCCGTCGCGGGTATCAAAGCAGCAAGTATCGTGTCTCCTGAACAGGGCGCAGACTGGATCGCTTCCctcaaagcaaagaagaagatcacTCTGAGCATGTCGGACGGAAGTGACGGCAACGTCATTCTCGAACAGAAGCACAACAACGTCACAGCCGGTGCAGCGAGTACCTTTTCCTCTTGGGGCCCAACATGGGAAATGGACGTGAAGCCTCAATTCGGAGCCCCAGGCGGTAAAATCTTATCAACCTACCCCCGAAGCATGGGAAGCTATGCCGTGTTATCGGGTACTTCCATGGCTTCACCCCTCGTCGCTGGCATCGTCGCTCTTATTGCAGAAGCCAGAGGCACACGAGATCCAGCACTTATCGAGAACCTCCTCTCAGCGAGTGCAAACCCGCAATTATTCAACGACGGAAAAACATTTTATGAATTCCTCGCGCCTGTTCCGCAGCAGGGCGGCGGCATCGTGCAGGCTCATGATGCCGCCTACGCAAAAGTTCTCTTATCACGATCGAGTCTTTCGTTCAACGACACGGATCATTTCGCTGAGTCGTTGAACTTTACGGTTAAGAATACGGGCAAGAAACAGATTGATTTGCAGATTTCTCACGTCCCGGCCGTCACGATGTTTACGCTTGTTGAAAATTACATTTATCCGGATGAATTCCCTAACGACTTCGCCAAAGAGCATGCCAGTCTCAAGTTCAGCGAGTCAAAGATTACTATCGATGCCGGTGAAAGCATTGTCATTGAGGTTCTGGCTACGCCTCCCAAAGGTCTGAACGCAACGCGTTTACCCGTGTGGTCGGGTTATGTAACCATTAACGGCACCGACGGGacatctctttctcttccgTACCAAGGCTTGACAGGATCTCTTCACGACTCAATGGTTCTCGGGCCTAAGGATACATGGATCGCAAACTCAACCGACCAGAACCGCTTCCCCGTAGCAGACAACACAACATGGACACTCCCCAAGCCTGGCACAGCAAACAACCTCACCGACACACTGCCCGGTCTCACGTGGTTCCTCGCTTTAGGCTCAGCAAAACTTCACGCTGAAATCATGCCGGTAACAACCGAGAAACCAACCTCTTCCAAAAAGCCGCGCGTTATCGGTGAACCAGTTGACTTTCCCCTGCTGTGGAACGCAATGGGTACTAACTCGCAAGCCTTCACTGGTGAGCTTGCAGATGGCACTTTTGCCCCTGCGGGACAGTATGTTGTGAGATATAGAGCGTTGAGAatctttggtgatgagaagaagaaggaggattGGGACGAGGCGTATTCGCCTGTGTTTACGATTCGGTATGAAAAGTAA
- a CDS encoding probable arginyl-tRNA synthetase, cytosolic yields MATDANALADQLQQLGLDNIETSFPGCHPDTNPVDIYRSHITSLLAPITGVDPKIIYPAIQWTQTLDKGDAILAVPALRVKGKKPQELAEEWVAQFPESPLIEKPTAAGPSISFFFKPNKLTSMLLPTIRKRADNYGKNPYNGLRDPSDSNSGRKRMIVEFSSPNIAKPFHAGHLRSTIIGGFLASLYESAGWEVTRMNYLGDWGKQYGLLALAWEKWGDEEALKADPINHLFNLYVRINQDMSAEKEEIAAKKAAGEDITALEEKSLDEQARKYFRRMTDGDKEAVDLWRRFRDLSITRYKKTYARLNIEYDEYSGESQVPEEDMEKAAKVLSEKGLTEDANGAILIDFSKHVPGKPGKSLEKVILRKKDGTALYLTRDISELLNRHEKYNFDHMIYVVASQQDLHLKQLFKTIELMGHEDIAKKCQHINFGMVLGMSTRKGTVKFLDDILRDVADKMHEVMKKNETKYSQVENPEAVADILGISSVMVQDMSGKRINNYKFDMDVMTSFEGDTGPYLQYAHARLCSIRRRVGLSDDELATANYDLLTEKHATDLVRLLSQWPDVVQNTLKTLEPTTILTYLFKMTHVLSSSYDHLRIVGSEAELQKARMALYDAARIVLHNGMSLLGLTPVERYEAE; encoded by the exons ATGGCGACAGACGCCAACGCTCTCGCCgaccagctccagcagcttGGTCTCGACAACATCGAAACTTCTTTCCCTGGATGTCACCCTGATACCAACCCAGTCGATATCTACCGTTCACACATCACAAGCCTTTTGGCACCTATTACTGGTGTTGATCCTAAGATTATCTACCCCGCCATCCAGTGGACTCAGACTCTCGACAAGGGAGATGCTATTCTTGCTGTTCCTGCTCTCCGAgtgaagggcaagaagcctcaagagcttgctgaggaATGGGTTGCCCAG TTCCCCGAGTCTCCTCTTATTGAAAAACCTACCGCTGCTGGTCCCTCCATTtcgttcttcttcaagccCAACAAGCTTACCAGCATGCTCCTCCCTACGATTCGAAAGCGCGCCGACAACTACGGCAAGAACCCCTACAATGGTCTCCGAGACCCTAGCGACTCCAACTCTGGCAGGAAGCGAATGATTGTCGAGTTCTCCTCGCCCAACATTGCCAAGCCTTTCCACGCTGGCCATCTCCGAAGTACTATCATTGGTGGTTTCCTCGCTTCTCTGTACGAGAGTGCTGGATGGGAGGTCACCCGAATGAACTACCTCGGTGACTGGGGTAAGCAGTATGGTCTGTTGGCTTTGGCCTGGGAGAAGTGGGGTGATGAGGAAGCCCTCAAGGCCGATCCCATTAACcacctcttcaacctctacGTCCGAATTAACCAGGACATGTCCgccgagaaggaggagattgcGGCTAAGAAGGCTGCTGGCGAGGACATCACTGCGCTTGAGGAGAAGTCCCTGGACGAGCAAGCCCGAAAGTACTTCCGACGAATGACAGACGGTGACAAGGAGGCCGTCGATCTCTGGCGACGATTCCGAGATCTCAGCATTACTCGATACAAGAAGACCTATGCCCGACTCAACATTGAGTACGACGAATACTCAGGAGAGTCTCAGGTCCCCGAGGAGGACATGGAAAAAGCCGCCAAGGTCCTCTCTGAGAAGGGCCTGACCGAGGACGCTAACGGTGCTATCCTCATTGACTTCTCCAAGCACGTCCCTGGCAAGCCTGGTAAGAGTCTCGAGAAGGTCATTCTCCGAAAGAAGGACGGCACTGCCCTATACCTCACCCGAGATATCAgcgagcttctcaaccgACACGAGAAGTACAACTTTGACCACATGATCTACGTCGTTGCTTCTCAACAGGATCTTCACTTGAAGCAACTCTTCAAGACTATTGAGCTCATGGGCCATGAAGATATTGCTAAGAAGTGTCAGCACATCAACTTCGGTATGGTTCTTGGCATGAGCACCCGAAAGGGTACCGTCAAGTTCCTTGACGATATTCTCCGTGATGTCGCCGACAAGATGCATGAGgtcatgaagaagaacgagacCAAGTACTCCCAGGTCGAGAACCCTGAGGCTGTTGCCGATATCCTTGGTATCAGTAGTGTTATGGTCCAAGATATGTCCGGAAAGCG AATCAACAACTACAAGTTCGACATGGACGTCATGACCTCTTTCGAGGGTGATACTGGCCCTTACCTCCAGTATGCTCATGCTCGTCTGTGCTCTATCCGCCGACGAGTTGGCCTCTCCGACGATGAGCTGGCCACTGCCAACTACGATCTTCTGACCGAGAAGCACGCTACCGACCTCGTCCGACTTCTTAGCCAGTGGCCCGACGTTGTCCAGAACActctcaagacccttgagcCCACCACCATCTTGACATACTTGTTCAAGATGACACACGTTCTCAGCTCCAGCTACGATCACCTCCGAATTGTTGGCAGCGAGGCTGAGCTTCAGAAGGCTCGTATGGCTCTTTACGATGCTGCCCGAATTGTCCTCCATAATGGCATGAGTCTGCTTGGTCTTACACCTGTTGAACG CTACGAGGCTGAATGA
- a CDS encoding related to arsenite transporter ARR3, with protein MSEPDARTKEQPSTHDAERNIQPSEEPKEKENVSAFKSLGWLDRFLAVWIFLAMVVGIILGNFVPSTGPALEKGKFVGVSVPIAVGLLVMMYPILCKVRYESLHEIFSQRDVWKQILFSVFINWIVAPFLMLGLAWAFLPDKPELRIGLILVGLARCIAMVLIWNGLAGGDAEYCAILVAINSILQMALYAPMSVFFISVISGEEGSLEVSYSTVATSVAVFLGIPLGAAIITRFSLRKMVGPEWYERVFLRIISPWSLIGLLYTILILFASQGHQVVHQIVSVVRVAAPLIVYFVIIFFATLLVSRNAGFGYPLSATQSFTAASNNFELAIAVAITTFGPSSDQALAATVGPLIEVPVLLGLVYLLRWVSDRWSWKN; from the exons ATGTCGGAACCAGATGCTCGTACGAAAGAGCAACCCTCTACTCACGATGCCGAGCGCAATATACAACCATCCGAAGAACccaaagagaaggaaaacgTATCGGCTTTCAAGTCCCTTGGTTGGCTTGACCGTTTTCTAGCAGTATGGATCTTCCTCGCCATGGTTGTCGGTATCATCTTGGGCAACTTTGTCCCTTCAACGGGGCCggctcttgagaagggcaagTTTGTTGGCGTCTCTGTTCCCATAG CTGTCGGCCTGCTCGTCATGATGTATCCCATCCTCTGCAAAGTCCGATACGAAAGCCTCCACGAGATCTTCTCCCAGCGCGACGTCTGGAAGCAAATCCTTTTCAGCGTGTTTATCAACTGGATAGTTGCACCCTTTCTAATG CTCGGCCTGGCATGGGCCTTTCTCCCAGACAAGCCCGAACTTCGTATCGGTCTTATCCTCGTCGGCCTCGCACGCTGCATCGCCATGGTGCTGATATGGAACGGTCTTGCGGGCGGTGACGCCGAATACTGCGCTATCCTTGTGGCCATCAACTCGATACTGCAGATGGCTCTATACGCGCCAATGTCTGTGTTCTTTATCTCGGTGATCAGTGGAGAGGAGGGCTCTCTTGAAGTGTCATACTCAACCGTTGCAACTAGCGTAGCAGTCTTTCTCGGCATCCCCCTCGGCGCAGCTATCATCACTCGCTTCTCCCTGCGCAAGATGGTCGGACCAGAGTGGTATGAGCGAGTTTTTCTACGCATCATCTCCCCGTGGTCTCTCATCGGCCTTCTTtacaccatcctcatcctcttcgcTTCCCAAGGCCATCAGGTGGTGCATCAGATCGTGTCTGTAGTACGCGTCGCAGCCCCCCTCATCGTCTACTTCGTCATAATCTTCTTCGCAACACTTCTGGTATCTCGAAACGCTGGCTTCGGATACCCACTTTCGGCAACACAGAGTTTCACTGCGGCAAGTAACAATTTCGAGCTTGCGATAGCTGTGGCTATTACCACGTTCGGACCCAGCAGTGACCAAGCGCTTGCGGCGACGGTTGGCCCGCTGATCGAGGTTCCGGTGCTTTTGGGTTTGGTGTATCTCCTTCGGTGGGTTTCTGATAGATGGAGCTGGAAGAACTGA